The following DNA comes from Nocardia sp. XZ_19_385.
CAGCAGCGCGCTTCGGTCGAGTGGAGCCACCCGGAGCCGGCGCTGATCTGGATGCTGGCCGGCACCAGCCGCATGTGGGAGCGCCGCGCCGGGGACAAGGATTTCTGCCACGCCCGCATCGGCATCGGCGGTCAGCGCCTGGCCACCCGCCTGGTCGCGCCGGAAACCGGCCCGGTCGAAGAGCTGGAACCCATTGCGGCAGTGTCGCTTCGGCGCTTCGTGCGCGCGCACTCCACGGTTCCCGACCTGCCCACCGCCATCGCGGTGAAGGGCTTCGCGACCATCGCCCTGGACGGCGACCGTGCCGAAGCCCGCGACATGACCCGCGCAATGCTGTTGCAGCTGTGCATGTTCCAGGCCCCCGACCAGGTTCTGGTCGCCGTCGTGGCCGGTCCGGACACCGCGCGCGAGTGGGAGTGGACCAAGTGGCTCCCGCACACCCAGCATCCGGATGCCCAGGACGGCATCGGCACCCAGCGCATGTTCTACGGCTCTATCCGGGAAGCGATGGCCAGCCTGCATCCCCTGCTGGCCACCCGCGTGCGCTACTCCCGCAACCAGCCCGCGAACGCGAACCTGGTGCACATCGTCATCATCGTCGACGGCGGCCTGCTCGAGGCCGAGGACGATCAGCTGCGCGAGTCCGGCTACGAGGGCGTCACCATCATCGACCTGTGCGCTTACGCTCCGCGCCTGGCGGTTTCGCGCGGTATCAAGATGGTCATCGAGAACGGTGAATGCATCGGCCGCGGCGCCACCGGCAACCAGGAACGCTTCGCCACGATCGACCGGATCAGCAGCCAGCAGGCCCAGCAAGTCGCGCGCCGCCTGGCCCCCTACCGCGCCGCCACCCAGCGGTCGTCCGACGTGGAATCCAGTGAGGCCGAGGTCATTTCGACCTGGTCGCAGCTGATGAACCTGGGCGACATCGGTACCTTCAATCCCGAGCACGCCTGGCGTCCGCGCTACGGCCGGGAGCGGCTGCGTGTCGCGTTCGGTGTCGGCGCCGACGGCCTGCCGGTCGAACTCGACATCAAGGAAGCCGCGGAAAGCGGTATGGGCCCGCACGGCCTGTGCATCGGCGCGACCGGTTCCGGCAAGTCGGAATTCCTTCGCACCCTGGTGCTTTCGCTGCTCGCCACGCACTCGCCGGATCAGCTCAACCTGGTCCTGGTCGACTTCAAGGGTGGCGCGACCTTCCTCGGCCTGGACGGCGTTCCGCACGTGGCCGCGGTCATCACCAACCTCGAAGAGGAAGCCGACCTCGTCGACCGTATGCGTGACGCCCTGGCCGGTGAGATGAACCGCCGCCAGGAAGTCCTGCGCCAAGCCGGTAACTTCGCCAACGTCTCCGAATACGAGAAGGCCCGCGCCGCCGGCGCCGACCTGGACCCACTGCCGGCCCTGTTCGTGGTGCTCGACGAGTTCTCCGAATTGCTCACCCAGCACCCGGATTTCGCGGAACTGTTCGTGATGATCGGCCGCCTGGGCCGCTCACTGCACGTGCACCTGCTGCTCGCCTCGCAGCGTCTGGAAGAGGGCAAGCTCAAGGGCCTGGAGTCGCACCTGTCCTACCGGATCGGTCTGAAGACGTTCTCCGCCAACGAGTCCCGCCAGGTCCTCGGTGTCCCCGACGCCTACAACCTGCCCGGTGTCCCCGGTGGCGGTTACCTCAAGTCCGACTCGGGTGAGATCCAGCGCTTCCAGGCGTCCTATGTCTCCGGCCCCTACGTCGGTGGCGGTTCGCAGCGCGATGTCACCCAGGCCGGTGTCGCCGGTGGCGAGATCGACGTGAAGGCAAGGCCTTTCACCGCTCACCACGTCGACTTCCGGGCCATCGACCGGATGCCGCTGCCCACCAGTTCCACGGGCGAGGAGACCGAGCACGTCAACGAGGAGGGCGAGCAGATCTCCAACGTCAACATGCTCGTCTCGCGCATCAAGGGCCACGGCCGGCCCGCGCACGAGATCTGGCTGCCGCCGTTGGACGAGGCGCCCACCCTGGACGCCCTCAACCCGCGTTCCCTGCTCACCGGCGAATACTCGGCGATCGCCACCTTGCGCGCCCCCATCGGCATCGTCGACCGCCCGTACGACCAGCGGCGCGACAACCTGATCGTGGACCTGGCCGGCGCCCGCGGCAACGTGGCCATCGTCGGTGGTCCGCAGTCCGGTAAGTCCACCGCACTGCGCACCCTGATCATGTCGATGTCCATGACCCACACCGCCGAACAGGTGCAGTTCTACTGCCTCGACTTCGGTGGCGGCACCATGGCCAGCCTCGAGGGCCTGCCGCACGTCGGTTCCGTCGCGGGCCGTATGGACGAGGACAAGGTCCGGCGCACCATCGCCGAGATGACCTCGATCGTGCGTTCGCGTGAGCAGCGGTTCCGCGCGCTCAACATCGAGTCGATGCAGGAGTTCCGCCGCCTGCGGTCCCTGGATCCGACCAGCAGCCCGGCCGCCGCCGGCGCGCACGAGGACCCGTTCGGCGACGTGTTCCTGGTGATCGACGGCTTCGGCTCGATCCGCCAGGACTACGACCCGCTCGAGCAGCCGATCATGAACCTTGCGGTGCAAGGCCTTTCGTACGGCGTGCACGTCGTCATCGCACTGGCGCGCTGGGCCGAAGCCCGCCCAGCACTCAAGGACCAGATCGGCACCCGCATCGAACTCCGCCTCGGCGACCCGATGGACTCCGACTTCGGCCGCAAGTTCGCCGCGCTGGTCCCGCAGGGCCGCCCGGGCCGCGGTATGACCCCGGAAACCCTGCACATGCTGACCGGTCTCCCGCGTATCGACGGCAGCTCGGACCCCACCACGCTGGGTCAGGCTGTCGCCGAAGCGGTTTCGACGATCGCACGGCTCACGCCAGGCCGGCACGCTCCAGCCGCGCGCATGCTGCCCGAACTGCTGCACCGCGAGCAGCTGCTGCAGGCGGCCGGGAACTTCCCGTCGCAGGTCGATCGGAGTCGCAGGAATGCGCGCATCCCGATCGGTATCAACGAGGCCGAACTGGCGCCGGTGTATCTCGACTTCAACGAGACACCGCACTTCATCATCCTGGGCGATACGGAGTCCGGGAAGACCACGCTGCTGCGCTCGATCATCGAGGGCATCGCGGCGTCGAATACGCCGGATACGGCTCGGTTCATCGTCGGCGACTACCGCCGCGGCCTGCTCGGAATGATTCCGCAGGGCTACCAGGCAGGCTACGGGTCCACCGCGCCGCAATTCACCCAGAACATGGCCGATCTAGCCGGCTACCTGGAGAAGCGTCAGGCTCCCGCCGATGTGACCCCGCAGCAGCTGCGTGACCGTGCCTGGCTGACCGGACCTGAGCTGTACGTGATCATCGACGACTACGACCTGGTCGCCACCTCCATGGGTGACCCGGTCTCGCCTCTGGTCGAATACATCCCGCATGCAAGGGATGTCGGTTTCCACCTGATCATCGCCCGTCGGGCCGGCGGCGCCGGTCGCGCCATGTACGGTGGCGCGCTCGCGCGCATGAAGGATCTCGGATCGGCGGGCCTGCTGATGAGCTGCCCGAAGGACGAGGGTGTGCTGCTGGGAACGGTTCGCCCGACCCCGCTGCCGCCCGGTCGAGGCACCTTCATCACGCGTAATTCCCAGGGCCTCATCCAGACCGCCTGGATGCCGCAGGCCGAATGATGTCGGTCGAACTGGTCGTGACCGACACCCGCATCTGGGCTGTCGGGCCGACCACCCACTGGGATGTGCCGCCCTCAGTTGTGCTGGGCAGCAACGGAAATCTGGTGGTCGGCGAGCCGCTGACGCCGCCGACCCAGGTTTCGTCCGCGGTGCAGTTCGTCCCGGCGGACCGCATCGCGCTGCTCCCGCGGGTGCCCACGGTTGCCGAAGCCCTGACCAATGTGGTCGGCACCATTTTCGACAACCTCGGCGTCGCGGTGCCCTGTGACCGAGTGACCGTGGTCTGCCCGACCGAGTGGGGCTCTGCCCGCCGCGGCATGCTCGATGACGCCGTGCGCCGCTTCGCCCACGATGTCGTGTTCGAGGACATGGCATTTCGGGCTGTGTCCGCCGACGAAGGCACCGCTCGCAGCCGCCGCACCGTAGTCGTCGAATTCGGCATGGTGTCCACCACCGCGACCACGGTGGTGCGCAGCCACGAGGGCGTGCACATCGAATCCACCGAATTCGAACCGGAACTCACCCTGGCCGGCACCGGCGTCGAACCCGGCGCTTTGGATCGCTTGGGCGATCTCCTCGGCCGCCTGCTCGACGGCCGCCCCGCGGATGTCGTCCAAATCCTCGGTGTTTCAGACCGTTCCAAGCTCGACCTGATCAGGTCGGTAGTGCAGCAAGCGTGCGGACCCGAGGTGGATCTGCGGCCGATCTCAGGAGTGGACTTGGTACGCGGCCCGCAGCAGGTCGAGCCGGAACGCCGCCCGGCGGCCCCGTCCGCGCCGGTCATGCCCTCCAACGAGTGGATGCAGCCGCTGCGCGAACGCGCCGCCGCTCAGCAGGCCCCCGCCCGCCGCAAGACGGCACTGATATTCGGTTCTGCCGCAGCGGTTCTCGTGCTCGTCATCGCTGCCATCACCGCCGTTGTGCTGATGGGTGGCTCGGACGACGACCCGGGCACTACCGCGGCTGCAGCGACCACTTCGGCGACGGTAGCGACCAGCGCGGCCCCGCCACCCGGCCCGTCCGGCAAGCCGGGCCCGTCGGACAAG
Coding sequences within:
- the eccCa gene encoding type VII secretion protein EccCa codes for the protein MSTVRFQRRARREMPRTPGGEVTLQPPPEIPRVTPGNLLMKLMPVVMIIGMVGMMALLITNQGGLGSIGSNPMTMMFPLMMMFSMVGMFAGQGGGKGQKAAEANEDRKDYLRYLDQVRRDVNETATQQRASVEWSHPEPALIWMLAGTSRMWERRAGDKDFCHARIGIGGQRLATRLVAPETGPVEELEPIAAVSLRRFVRAHSTVPDLPTAIAVKGFATIALDGDRAEARDMTRAMLLQLCMFQAPDQVLVAVVAGPDTAREWEWTKWLPHTQHPDAQDGIGTQRMFYGSIREAMASLHPLLATRVRYSRNQPANANLVHIVIIVDGGLLEAEDDQLRESGYEGVTIIDLCAYAPRLAVSRGIKMVIENGECIGRGATGNQERFATIDRISSQQAQQVARRLAPYRAATQRSSDVESSEAEVISTWSQLMNLGDIGTFNPEHAWRPRYGRERLRVAFGVGADGLPVELDIKEAAESGMGPHGLCIGATGSGKSEFLRTLVLSLLATHSPDQLNLVLVDFKGGATFLGLDGVPHVAAVITNLEEEADLVDRMRDALAGEMNRRQEVLRQAGNFANVSEYEKARAAGADLDPLPALFVVLDEFSELLTQHPDFAELFVMIGRLGRSLHVHLLLASQRLEEGKLKGLESHLSYRIGLKTFSANESRQVLGVPDAYNLPGVPGGGYLKSDSGEIQRFQASYVSGPYVGGGSQRDVTQAGVAGGEIDVKARPFTAHHVDFRAIDRMPLPTSSTGEETEHVNEEGEQISNVNMLVSRIKGHGRPAHEIWLPPLDEAPTLDALNPRSLLTGEYSAIATLRAPIGIVDRPYDQRRDNLIVDLAGARGNVAIVGGPQSGKSTALRTLIMSMSMTHTAEQVQFYCLDFGGGTMASLEGLPHVGSVAGRMDEDKVRRTIAEMTSIVRSREQRFRALNIESMQEFRRLRSLDPTSSPAAAGAHEDPFGDVFLVIDGFGSIRQDYDPLEQPIMNLAVQGLSYGVHVVIALARWAEARPALKDQIGTRIELRLGDPMDSDFGRKFAALVPQGRPGRGMTPETLHMLTGLPRIDGSSDPTTLGQAVAEAVSTIARLTPGRHAPAARMLPELLHREQLLQAAGNFPSQVDRSRRNARIPIGINEAELAPVYLDFNETPHFIILGDTESGKTTLLRSIIEGIAASNTPDTARFIVGDYRRGLLGMIPQGYQAGYGSTAPQFTQNMADLAGYLEKRQAPADVTPQQLRDRAWLTGPELYVIIDDYDLVATSMGDPVSPLVEYIPHARDVGFHLIIARRAGGAGRAMYGGALARMKDLGSAGLLMSCPKDEGVLLGTVRPTPLPPGRGTFITRNSQGLIQTAWMPQAE
- a CDS encoding type VII secretion-associated protein, giving the protein MMSVELVVTDTRIWAVGPTTHWDVPPSVVLGSNGNLVVGEPLTPPTQVSSAVQFVPADRIALLPRVPTVAEALTNVVGTIFDNLGVAVPCDRVTVVCPTEWGSARRGMLDDAVRRFAHDVVFEDMAFRAVSADEGTARSRRTVVVEFGMVSTTATTVVRSHEGVHIESTEFEPELTLAGTGVEPGALDRLGDLLGRLLDGRPADVVQILGVSDRSKLDLIRSVVQQACGPEVDLRPISGVDLVRGPQQVEPERRPAAPSAPVMPSNEWMQPLRERAAAQQAPARRKTALIFGSAAAVLVLVIAAITAVVLMGGSDDDPGTTAAAATTSATVATSAAPPPGPSGKPGPSDKPAPPGPEGQEKFGSITFVGPDLWTIKPSADGNRVELTPFDGTKQRLVVTQRKIAPGAGYQQIAADLENQMKTKPALSDLKRDYVFGGRSGLGYTEKPGDGSTVRWFVLVEYGIQVNIGCQFKDDGWDDLKETCEKFAGSVHVMPER